Within Flavobacterium pisciphilum, the genomic segment AACTGCATAAGATCCAATACTAAAATAACGACTGTAATATGCCATAATTTTACATTCCCAATAAGCAACAAGCGCACGGTCATTAATGGCTGATACGTTGTTGTAGCCACTAAAATTGCCATAATAGCAGCCGAAGCACCGACAACAGAAGAATTAAGGCTTAAAAAATAAAAGCTAAGTGCAAATACTACTCCTGCAAAGATTGCACTTAAAATATACAATCCCAAATATTGCTTTTCTGTAAAAAAAGTCAAAAACAAAGAACTTGCAAAGTTCAATACTAACATATTAAATAACAAATGCAAAAATCCGTCATGAAAAAAGGCATACGTAAGGAATGTCCAAGGTTTGAATAAAAAATCTGACGGATCAGATGATAAAGCCAACCAACTTGGAAAAGCAAATTGCCCTACCGTGAACTGATAAAAAAACACCAATGAAATTAAAAAACAAGCAATATTCCAATAGATTACTCGCTGAGCAATTCCGCCTAATTTGTATTGCAACTTTAAATCGTCTATAATATTCATATGTGTTTTATGTTTTAAAATTTAAGTAATAAAGCTAAAAAATTAATTCCAACGATTATTATTAAACTGAGTCTTTTTCCAATACCACATCAT encodes:
- a CDS encoding rhomboid family protein — its product is MNIIDDLKLQYKLGGIAQRVIYWNIACFLISLVFFYQFTVGQFAFPSWLALSSDPSDFLFKPWTFLTYAFFHDGFLHLLFNMLVLNFASSLFLTFFTEKQYLGLYILSAIFAGVVFALSFYFLSLNSSVVGASAAIMAILVATTTYQPLMTVRLLLIGNVKLWHITVVILVLDLMQFRLGNMGGHISHLAGAIFGFVFIKLLQNGLDLSKIVTRVLDFFINLFKKSPSTPFKKVHKNYNNVPNQRTTSKIVTKDKTQQQIDEILDKISQSGYDCLTKEEKEFLFKAGK